One stretch of Pseudoramibacter sp. DNA includes these proteins:
- the smc gene encoding chromosome segregation protein SMC: MYLQSLRMTGFKSFAQPVELTFDPHITAVIGPNGSGKSNIIDAVRWILGEQNSRSLRGRQMEDIIFSGTDSLKPMGYTEVVAILNNEDHYLKDYPDEVSVSRRLFRTGESLYYINKQRVRLKDIHLLFADTGLGKNGYSVVSQGSVEDIVKSDPHQLRNIIEEAVGIVNYRISEHDAEKELITAQRNMDRIKDILSELNRQRQPLIKQSDKARHFLKLKEQLKALDLYKYTKDNESFAKKERMNRKAVCECQKEIKNIKIKIHDADARYQRLRNQKKTISDLRHQTNQNDKNFSLRNADAEKNKIRIEEKIKTKKAEQKRLEESIAEIIDKKNNCIQNIENIQNFLKEIQQQNQKFEVEQQFWQNKSKDQTQKIQQKQEELSAFHDARDNSKTKKDEYYSKLAALDEKIKIREQNADDYAENQVEIKRKIDSEESNIDEYQKKLAERKEISIKEKRYLVDLVNSVQVISSQIDQRTQNLNHIKSKIEFLNTERNKFITYSPAVRWMMNKKNSMAKPIREKILGTVEELIEIPRALVPAITLALGRKNQNIIVYDTETAKFCIQILKKKKIGRVTFLPLNNMRTIYLQQKEKAILRSCDGYVGVASDLIKFPEIIKPAVQNLLGRVVVAQNFTAAQSIRKVKKNITIVTVDGELFYPGGAISGGITKYNKGHVQLSYKAIEDLQKEKKQIMDEMANNQRTYYQIKKKISGQQKRILALNSKQRDLEQELYRHKQSLTSLETLHVNIQKQIVSNRQEYEKLLKNQKEIREIIQKLNSRIKEHNAIQSPDELQNKINILFKEQREYDQSISKYQIKIEKNKEIIKQKNIELQKIIREKEEISSQINEKKEDLENCRQTIQQLQQQFSEMVLTLQKYQQDLTKQIKQSEQYEAQENKIELEIEKSEKEIRLLNHQQILQNDELNKLTLAYNRIESIKKNIDEKMQNRYGMNAVMILDWMKTHEVNVPSDLEISIRSLERQINELGTVNVNAIENFEIINQRYRFLQNQYKDLLESKEKINNIINELQTSMAHKFDSEFKQLQVYFSKIFNTLFEGGQAQLYYIDPQDILHSGIGLKVQPPGKNVKQLSLLSGGEKALTAICLLFAFIKLNPSPFCIVDEVDAALDEQNIYRFTEYLKGLAHQTQFIIITHRKNTLKICDSIYGVSMSNTGISKVISMKVSDYL, from the coding sequence ATGTATTTGCAATCTTTAAGAATGACAGGATTTAAGTCTTTTGCGCAACCAGTAGAACTAACTTTCGATCCGCATATCACAGCTGTGATAGGTCCAAATGGAAGTGGAAAGAGCAATATTATTGATGCGGTTAGATGGATTTTAGGGGAGCAAAACAGTCGATCACTTCGTGGAAGACAAATGGAGGATATTATCTTTTCTGGTACAGATTCTCTAAAACCGATGGGATATACTGAAGTTGTAGCAATATTAAATAATGAGGACCATTATTTAAAAGATTATCCTGATGAAGTATCAGTATCTAGAAGATTATTTAGAACAGGAGAATCTTTATACTATATCAACAAACAGCGAGTTCGCTTAAAAGATATACATCTGCTCTTTGCGGATACGGGTTTGGGAAAAAATGGTTATTCTGTTGTGAGCCAGGGAAGTGTAGAAGATATCGTCAAAAGTGATCCGCATCAACTGAGAAATATTATCGAAGAGGCAGTAGGAATTGTAAATTATCGAATCAGCGAACACGATGCAGAAAAAGAATTAATTACGGCTCAAAGAAACATGGACCGCATTAAAGATATTTTAAGTGAACTCAATCGACAAAGGCAGCCTCTCATAAAACAATCAGACAAAGCACGGCACTTTCTTAAATTAAAAGAGCAGTTAAAAGCACTTGATCTTTACAAATATACAAAAGATAATGAATCTTTTGCAAAAAAAGAAAGAATGAATCGAAAAGCGGTTTGTGAATGCCAAAAAGAAATAAAAAACATTAAAATAAAAATTCACGACGCTGATGCACGTTATCAAAGATTGAGGAATCAAAAAAAGACAATTTCTGATCTAAGACATCAAACAAATCAGAACGATAAAAACTTTTCATTACGAAATGCTGATGCTGAGAAAAACAAAATTCGAATCGAAGAAAAAATAAAAACGAAAAAAGCTGAACAAAAACGATTGGAAGAATCCATTGCTGAAATAATTGATAAAAAAAATAATTGCATTCAGAATATAGAAAACATTCAAAATTTTCTGAAAGAAATTCAGCAGCAAAATCAAAAGTTTGAGGTTGAGCAACAGTTTTGGCAAAATAAATCAAAAGATCAAACACAGAAGATTCAACAAAAGCAGGAAGAATTGTCTGCTTTTCATGATGCACGAGATAATAGTAAAACAAAGAAGGATGAATATTATTCTAAATTAGCTGCTCTTGATGAAAAAATAAAGATAAGAGAGCAGAATGCAGACGATTATGCGGAGAATCAAGTAGAAATCAAGCGAAAAATTGACAGTGAAGAGTCTAATATTGACGAATATCAAAAAAAATTAGCAGAGCGAAAAGAAATTTCGATCAAAGAAAAACGATATTTAGTAGATTTAGTAAACAGCGTTCAGGTAATTTCTTCACAAATTGATCAACGTACTCAAAATCTAAATCATATAAAATCGAAAATTGAATTTTTAAATACTGAACGTAATAAATTTATTACTTATTCACCAGCCGTAAGATGGATGATGAATAAAAAAAATTCAATGGCTAAGCCAATAAGAGAAAAAATACTTGGGACTGTGGAAGAATTAATTGAGATTCCCAGAGCTCTTGTCCCCGCAATTACGCTTGCTTTAGGGAGAAAAAATCAAAATATCATTGTTTATGATACTGAAACCGCTAAATTTTGTATTCAAATTTTGAAAAAGAAAAAAATTGGACGGGTCACATTTTTACCCTTAAATAATATGAGAACAATATATCTTCAACAAAAAGAAAAGGCCATATTACGTAGCTGTGATGGATATGTTGGCGTAGCATCAGATTTAATAAAATTTCCAGAAATAATAAAACCAGCTGTGCAAAATTTATTAGGCAGAGTAGTTGTTGCTCAAAATTTTACGGCAGCTCAGAGTATTCGTAAGGTTAAAAAAAATATTACTATTGTAACGGTTGATGGAGAATTATTTTATCCAGGGGGTGCCATATCAGGAGGAATCACAAAATACAATAAAGGACACGTGCAATTAAGTTATAAGGCCATAGAGGACTTACAAAAAGAGAAAAAACAAATTATGGATGAAATGGCCAATAACCAAAGAACGTATTATCAAATTAAAAAAAAGATTAGTGGTCAACAAAAAAGAATACTGGCACTAAATTCAAAACAAAGAGATTTAGAGCAAGAACTTTATAGACATAAGCAATCTTTAACTTCTCTAGAAACATTACATGTAAATATTCAAAAACAGATTGTGAGCAATCGTCAAGAATATGAAAAATTATTAAAGAATCAAAAAGAAATTCGGGAAATTATTCAAAAACTTAATAGTCGTATTAAAGAGCATAATGCTATTCAAAGTCCTGATGAACTTCAAAATAAAATTAATATTTTATTTAAAGAACAAAGAGAATATGACCAATCTATTTCTAAATACCAGATTAAAATAGAAAAAAACAAGGAAATTATCAAACAAAAAAATATTGAACTACAGAAAATAATTCGGGAAAAAGAAGAAATAAGCTCTCAAATAAATGAGAAAAAAGAGGATTTAGAAAATTGTCGTCAAACTATTCAGCAATTACAGCAGCAATTTTCTGAAATGGTTTTAACTCTTCAAAAATATCAACAAGATTTAACTAAACAAATCAAACAGTCAGAACAATATGAGGCTCAGGAAAATAAAATCGAACTGGAAATTGAGAAAAGTGAAAAAGAGATTCGTCTATTAAATCACCAGCAGATTTTACAGAATGATGAATTAAACAAACTAACGCTTGCATATAATAGAATTGAATCGATTAAGAAAAATATCGATGAAAAAATGCAAAATCGCTATGGCATGAATGCTGTGATGATTTTAGATTGGATGAAAACGCATGAGGTTAATGTCCCATCTGATTTAGAAATATCGATTCGCTCATTAGAACGACAAATTAATGAATTGGGGACGGTCAATGTCAATGCTATTGAAAATTTTGAAATCATTAATCAGCGCTACCGCTTTCTTCAGAATCAATATAAAGATTTATTAGAATCTAAGGAAAAAATAAATAATATTATTAATGAACTTCAAACTTCAATGGCGCATAAATTTGATAGTGAATTCAAGCAATTACAGGTATATTTTTCAAAAATTTTTAATACGTTATTTGAAGGAGGACAAGCACAATTATATTATATAGATCCTCAAGATATATTACACAGCGGAATAGGTTTGAAAGTTCAGCCTCCGGGGAAAAATGTTAAGCAATTGTCGTTATTATCTGGAGGAGAAAAAGCCTTGACAGCGATCTGTTTGCTGTTTGCATTTATAAAACTCAATCCGTCGCCATTTTGTATCGTTGATGAAGTTGATGCAGCATTAGATGAACAAAATATTTATCGTTTTACGGAATATTTAAAAGGACTAGCTCATCAAACACAATTTATTATTATTACGCATCGAAAAAACACGTTAAAAATTTGTGATTCGATTTATGGAGTCTCAATGTCCAATACTGGTATTTCTAAAGTTATTTCGATGAAAGTGTCAGATTATTTGTAA
- the ftsY gene encoding signal recognition particle-docking protein FtsY: MASIFQKMKDRVSETTRKFSDKLDHLFYYKELDDDFFDELEENLILSDITVDTTEEIIDKLQSNIKTKKLKKVEEVIDELQDIMVQMVDVPVEPLKFPVICLVVGVNGVGKTTTIAKLAKKYKNEGKKVLIAAADTFRAAALEQLQTWADRIDVDIISSRPGADPASVVYDAIHSAQAKGADILICDTAGRLHNKVNLMNELNKLSRVVEREKGTYHVHNVLVVDATTGQNALNQAKTFNDAVKLQGIIMTKLDGTAKGGVIIPMINELKIPIEYVGLGEKVEDLVPFDAKDFVKMLYDPQKE, from the coding sequence ATGGCATCAATATTTCAAAAAATGAAAGATCGTGTGTCGGAGACGACGAGAAAATTTTCTGATAAACTTGATCATTTATTTTATTATAAAGAACTAGATGATGATTTTTTTGATGAATTAGAAGAGAATTTAATATTATCAGATATTACTGTAGATACCACAGAAGAAATAATTGATAAATTACAAAGTAATATCAAAACAAAAAAATTAAAAAAAGTTGAAGAAGTCATCGATGAATTACAAGATATTATGGTTCAAATGGTTGATGTTCCAGTAGAGCCGCTTAAATTTCCAGTTATCTGTTTGGTTGTCGGCGTTAACGGTGTAGGGAAAACGACAACGATAGCAAAATTAGCAAAAAAATATAAAAATGAGGGGAAAAAAGTTCTCATTGCAGCAGCAGATACTTTTAGAGCTGCGGCTTTAGAACAGCTTCAAACATGGGCAGATAGAATCGATGTTGATATTATATCCAGCCGTCCAGGAGCGGACCCTGCGTCGGTTGTTTATGATGCGATCCATTCAGCGCAAGCTAAAGGAGCGGATATTTTAATATGCGATACAGCTGGTCGGCTCCATAATAAAGTAAACTTAATGAATGAGTTGAATAAATTAAGCCGTGTTGTTGAAAGAGAAAAAGGAACCTATCATGTTCATAATGTGCTTGTTGTCGATGCGACAACAGGACAAAATGCCTTGAATCAAGCTAAAACTTTTAATGATGCTGTAAAGCTTCAAGGTATCATTATGACAAAGCTTGATGGAACGGCAAAGGGTGGCGTTATCATTCCAATGATTAATGAATTAAAAATTCCGATTGAGTATGTAGGCTTGGGAGAAAAAGTTGAAGATTTAGTTCCTTTTGATGCCAAAGATTTTGTGAAAATGCTGTACGACCCACAAAAAGAATAA
- a CDS encoding DNA-binding protein, with protein sequence MFQDEVFINKYKEQLLFDFYGELLSKKLKKTLIYYYNDDYSATEIADLMHLTRQGAYDAIRRGRKQLQQYENKLKLVERFEKTQHLISKIENELLKLKEDKQVQNSPEAMAVLNNISEQVESFSHED encoded by the coding sequence ATGTTTCAAGATGAAGTTTTTATTAACAAGTATAAAGAGCAGTTGTTATTTGATTTCTACGGTGAGTTATTATCAAAAAAATTAAAAAAAACATTGATATATTACTACAACGACGATTACTCTGCGACAGAAATTGCGGATCTAATGCATTTGACCAGACAAGGAGCATATGATGCAATACGCCGTGGAAGAAAACAGCTCCAGCAATATGAAAATAAGTTAAAACTAGTTGAACGATTTGAAAAAACACAGCACTTAATTTCAAAAATTGAGAATGAACTGTTAAAACTTAAAGAAGATAAACAAGTTCAAAATTCTCCGGAGGCAATGGCAGTATTAAACAATATATCCGAGCAAGTTGAAAGCTTTTCTCATGAAGATTAA